One Flavobacteriales bacterium DNA window includes the following coding sequences:
- a CDS encoding tetratricopeptide repeat protein codes for MASVQRTVRKVFTYHYFIVGISLLMLASCSTKKNSFVNRNYHNLTARYNGYFNAKESVKEGVAGLEKGHIDDYSVVLDVYPDGSQEVAQAFFPQMDRAIKKCSQVIQRHSMDIKKIEHCNWIDDSFLLMGEAQFYKQEFATALETFDYVAKRYDKNEIKHDARLWLVRTYAELGRFDDGLLILDMIKNDKDFPKKLKGEYETVYADFFLKQKDYINGAIHLQKAISLTRKRKRRVRLMFILAQIYQKDGEYKKAGRLFEQVVKLNPPYEMAFNAKINHARALGADGGKASASAKANIRKQLDKMLRDDKNIEYFDQIHYTLAQMSLSEGKTDEALQHLENSVRSSTGNPKQKGLSYLLMADVHFDLRDYPEAQAYYDSSVTQLPAEYERYQEALNKKNSLTGLVRNLNVIMVEDSLQRIAKMGDSERDAFIEDLIREAIREEEEKQIEEEERARRSRELITQNSAQKNANTNPGSIGGWYFYNPTTLASGLAEFKTRWGDRPMEDNWRRSNKNTFGGFSEEEEADSLEASKTRDLKVKNIRDKQAYLKNIPITEEAMAQSESRLIEAYYQLAIIYKERLDDQDEAISTFKELMKRYPNNKYRAPVSYFLYLLLSEKGLDADASEYKNILLSEFPESEYAQLISNPNYVQEKKMEQAEAVKLYEQSFQAFKEKKYQVVLDNYQMADSLHKGGAYAPKFALLNALAIGNTRGTDSVFVAALEEVSTQYAYDDAGSRAAEILEAMKTARTAESEKDTTAVIKETTDSLGSYEVNMDEVHYFVMVVPSGKESIDKLKTELSDFNAKFHGLEKFTISAMILDPARQLIMVKGFENGNKAKGYYLNVNRQFEPLTEGSLQGAPAFVISAANFIRFYQQKDVEGYQAFFKQKFPL; via the coding sequence GTGGCATCAGTTCAAAGAACCGTGCGTAAAGTTTTCACATACCATTATTTCATCGTAGGCATTTCCCTGCTTATGTTGGCATCGTGTTCAACAAAGAAGAACTCTTTTGTCAACCGCAATTACCATAACCTTACGGCAAGATACAATGGCTATTTCAATGCAAAGGAAAGCGTAAAGGAAGGCGTTGCCGGACTGGAGAAAGGCCACATTGATGATTATTCCGTCGTGCTTGATGTGTATCCCGATGGTTCACAGGAAGTGGCTCAGGCATTTTTTCCGCAGATGGACCGGGCCATCAAGAAGTGTTCTCAGGTGATCCAGCGCCACTCGATGGACATTAAGAAGATCGAACATTGTAACTGGATCGACGACAGTTTCCTTTTGATGGGTGAAGCCCAGTTTTACAAGCAGGAGTTTGCAACAGCGTTGGAAACATTCGACTATGTAGCAAAGCGCTATGACAAGAACGAGATCAAACATGACGCCAGGCTTTGGCTGGTTAGAACATATGCCGAACTGGGGCGCTTTGATGACGGACTCCTGATTCTGGATATGATCAAGAACGACAAGGATTTTCCGAAAAAACTCAAAGGAGAATACGAGACGGTCTATGCGGATTTCTTCCTGAAACAGAAGGATTATATCAATGGCGCCATCCATCTTCAAAAGGCGATCTCCCTCACGCGCAAAAGGAAAAGAAGGGTCCGTCTGATGTTTATCCTTGCCCAGATATATCAAAAAGATGGTGAATACAAAAAGGCCGGCAGACTCTTTGAACAGGTGGTGAAGTTGAACCCGCCCTATGAGATGGCCTTTAATGCGAAGATCAATCATGCACGTGCGTTGGGAGCGGACGGCGGAAAGGCCAGCGCATCGGCAAAGGCGAATATCCGCAAGCAACTGGATAAGATGTTGAGGGATGACAAGAACATCGAGTATTTTGATCAGATACATTATACCCTTGCGCAGATGTCGCTCAGCGAAGGAAAGACAGATGAAGCATTGCAACACCTGGAGAATTCTGTCAGATCAAGCACCGGGAACCCCAAACAGAAAGGACTTTCCTATCTGCTGATGGCGGATGTCCACTTTGACCTGCGCGACTATCCGGAGGCCCAGGCTTATTATGATAGTTCTGTGACGCAACTTCCGGCGGAATATGAAAGGTATCAGGAAGCCCTCAACAAGAAGAACAGCCTAACCGGCCTGGTACGTAATCTGAATGTGATCATGGTGGAGGATAGCCTTCAGCGGATCGCAAAGATGGGCGATTCGGAAAGGGATGCGTTTATTGAGGATCTGATCAGGGAAGCCATCCGCGAAGAGGAGGAGAAGCAGATAGAAGAAGAAGAGCGTGCGAGACGTTCCCGGGAACTCATCACCCAGAATTCCGCGCAAAAGAATGCCAATACCAATCCGGGCAGTATCGGTGGGTGGTACTTCTATAACCCCACCACCCTGGCCAGTGGCCTGGCAGAGTTCAAGACACGTTGGGGAGACAGGCCCATGGAGGATAATTGGCGCAGGTCCAATAAAAATACCTTCGGAGGATTCTCCGAAGAGGAAGAAGCAGATAGTCTGGAAGCGAGTAAGACCAGAGACCTTAAGGTTAAGAACATACGTGACAAACAGGCTTACCTTAAAAATATTCCTATCACCGAGGAAGCCATGGCACAGTCTGAAAGCCGTTTGATCGAAGCATACTACCAGCTTGCCATCATTTATAAAGAACGACTCGATGATCAGGATGAGGCGATCAGTACCTTCAAGGAATTGATGAAGCGTTATCCGAATAATAAATACCGCGCCCCCGTATCCTATTTTCTATATCTGCTATTATCTGAAAAAGGACTGGATGCTGATGCATCGGAGTACAAGAATATCTTACTGTCTGAGTTTCCGGAATCTGAATATGCACAGCTGATCTCCAATCCTAATTACGTTCAGGAAAAGAAGATGGAGCAGGCGGAAGCGGTCAAGTTGTATGAACAAAGCTTCCAGGCTTTCAAGGAAAAGAAATACCAGGTAGTTCTGGACAATTATCAAATGGCTGACTCACTCCATAAGGGTGGCGCTTATGCTCCGAAGTTCGCCTTGCTTAATGCCCTGGCCATCGGAAATACCAGGGGTACGGACTCCGTATTTGTGGCCGCACTTGAAGAGGTATCCACCCAGTATGCATACGATGATGCCGGTAGCCGCGCTGCGGAAATACTTGAGGCCATGAAAACCGCCAGGACAGCGGAATCAGAAAAGGATACAACAGCTGTCATCAAAGAAACGACGGATTCTTTAGGCAGTTATGAAGTGAATATGGATGAAGTACATTATTTTGTGATGGTGGTACCTAGCGGTAAGGAAAGTATTGATAAGCTGAAGACGGAGCTTTCGGATTTCAATGCCAAGTTTCATGGCCTTGAGAAATTTACCATCTCAGCGATGATCCTGGATCCTGCGCGTCAGTTGATCATGGTGAAAGGCTTTGAAAACGGCAATAAAGCCAAGGGATACTATCTCAATGTCAACAGGCAGTTCGAACCGTTAACGGAAGGCTCATTACAAGGCGCGCCAGCATTCGTGATCTCCGCTGCCAACTTCATCCGTTTCTATCAGCAGAAGGATGTGGAAGGTTACCAGGCCTTCTTCAAGCAAAAATTTCCGCTTTAA
- a CDS encoding acylphosphatase, whose product MVKHISIRVSGKVQGVYYRKSAQHEAQKLGIAGFVRNEAGGDVWIEAQGEESLIDAFIKWCGKGPENARVDNLAIEEHPVSQSYATFEIRH is encoded by the coding sequence ATGGTAAAACATATCTCCATCAGGGTTTCAGGGAAAGTCCAGGGGGTGTATTATCGGAAGTCCGCACAACATGAAGCACAAAAACTGGGCATTGCAGGTTTTGTCAGGAACGAGGCCGGAGGAGATGTATGGATAGAAGCACAAGGCGAAGAGAGCCTGATTGATGCGTTCATTAAGTGGTGCGGAAAAGGTCCGGAGAATGCACGTGTTGACAATCTGGCCATTGAAGAGCATCCTGTATCGCAATCCTATGCAACATTTGAGATCAGGCACTAA
- a CDS encoding cobalamin B12-binding domain-containing protein: MNRPIRVLIAKVGLDGHDRGAKVIASFLRDAGMEVIYTGLRQTAEKVVNAALQEDVDAIGISILSGAHMTVFPKIKEMMNNKGLDDVLLTGGGIIPDDDMKKLAEMGVGQLFAPGTETGVIVNYIRDWVETHRNHS; this comes from the coding sequence ATGAACCGACCTATTCGTGTGTTGATCGCCAAAGTTGGCCTGGATGGGCATGACCGTGGCGCAAAAGTAATTGCCTCATTTTTGAGGGATGCCGGGATGGAAGTGATCTATACCGGACTCAGACAAACCGCCGAAAAAGTGGTGAACGCTGCATTGCAAGAGGATGTGGACGCGATAGGGATCAGCATTTTATCCGGTGCGCACATGACAGTATTCCCGAAAATCAAGGAAATGATGAATAATAAGGGGTTGGATGACGTTCTACTCACCGGAGGTGGCATCATACCGGATGACGATATGAAAAAGCTGGCAGAAATGGGTGTGGGACAATTGTTCGCACCGGGAACGGAAACGGGGGTCATTGTGAACTACATACGCGATTGGGTGGAAACCCATCGCAACCACTCATAA
- a CDS encoding 1-deoxy-D-xylulose-5-phosphate reductoisomerase: protein MRVQEKKHIAILGSTGSIGTQALEVIAGQRDHFEVEVLTAQNNAALLIEQAIAWRPNAVVIGNKDAYRQVSDALESFDIKVYAGSDALEQVVEMEEINLVLTALVGSSGLKPTLRAIRAGKTIALANKETLVVGGDIVTQTAREAGVNIYPIDSEHSAIFQCLAGEFHNPIEKVVLTASGGPFRGRKASGLQDIKPEQALNHPNWDMGAKVTIDSATLMNKGLEVIEARWLFGLRPEQIEVIVHPQSIIHSIVQFEDGSMKAQMGLPDMKLPIQYALGYPNRMKSEFPRFNFMQYPELTFESPDIETFRCLRLAFDAMKQGGNSPCVMNAANEIAVAAFLNEQIPFTGIPGVIEQCLAQVPFIAKPGLDDLLQTDHETRAVAEDLITRVKA, encoded by the coding sequence ATGAGGGTACAGGAAAAGAAACATATCGCCATCCTTGGGTCTACCGGATCAATCGGTACACAGGCACTTGAAGTGATCGCCGGGCAGCGTGATCATTTCGAAGTGGAGGTACTGACAGCCCAAAACAATGCAGCATTATTAATTGAACAGGCGATTGCATGGCGGCCCAATGCCGTCGTTATCGGAAATAAGGATGCTTACCGGCAAGTATCGGATGCCCTGGAATCCTTTGATATCAAAGTATACGCCGGATCCGATGCCCTGGAACAGGTGGTGGAGATGGAAGAGATCAACCTGGTGTTGACCGCCCTCGTCGGTTCGTCCGGCCTGAAACCTACACTCCGAGCCATTCGTGCAGGAAAAACCATTGCGCTTGCCAACAAGGAAACACTGGTGGTAGGTGGAGATATCGTTACGCAAACCGCCAGAGAAGCGGGTGTGAATATTTACCCGATTGACTCCGAACACTCAGCCATCTTCCAATGTCTGGCAGGAGAGTTTCACAACCCCATCGAGAAGGTAGTACTGACCGCTTCCGGTGGACCATTCCGGGGCCGAAAGGCTTCCGGACTTCAGGATATCAAACCTGAACAGGCATTGAATCACCCCAACTGGGACATGGGCGCAAAAGTGACCATTGATTCCGCAACCCTGATGAACAAGGGGTTGGAGGTGATAGAAGCCCGATGGCTCTTTGGTTTGCGACCCGAGCAGATCGAAGTGATCGTTCATCCGCAAAGCATCATTCACTCCATTGTGCAATTTGAGGACGGATCCATGAAAGCGCAGATGGGTTTGCCAGACATGAAACTGCCCATTCAATATGCCCTGGGATACCCCAATCGTATGAAATCTGAATTCCCAAGGTTTAACTTCATGCAATATCCGGAACTCACATTCGAATCACCCGATATTGAGACCTTTCGATGTCTCAGGCTTGCATTCGATGCCATGAAACAGGGAGGCAACAGTCCCTGTGTCATGAATGCCGCCAACGAAATTGCCGTAGCTGCTTTTTTGAATGAACAAATTCCATTTACCGGTATTCCCGGGGTCATCGAACAGTGCTTGGCTCAAGTCCCCTTTATAGCAAAACCTGGTCTTGATGATTTGCTCCAAACCGACCACGAGACCCGTGCGGTGGCGGAAGACCTGATTACCCGGGTAAAAGCGTAA
- the dut gene encoding dUTP diphosphatase translates to MTKIKIINQSRHPLPEYETVQSAGMDLRANIEEDITLAPLGRVLIPTGLFIALPQGFEAQVRPRSGLAIKKGVTVLNSPGTIDADYRGEVCVILVNLSNEPFVIRDGERIAQMVIARHESVTWEVSEALEETSRGAGGFGHTGKH, encoded by the coding sequence ATGACAAAAATTAAGATCATAAACCAATCCCGGCATCCGCTCCCTGAATATGAGACCGTACAGTCTGCAGGAATGGATTTACGCGCCAACATTGAAGAGGACATTACACTGGCACCACTGGGTCGTGTATTGATACCAACCGGTCTGTTCATTGCTCTTCCCCAGGGCTTTGAAGCACAGGTAAGACCCAGAAGCGGACTGGCCATCAAAAAAGGGGTTACCGTTCTCAACAGCCCCGGCACCATCGATGCCGATTACCGCGGAGAGGTATGTGTAATCCTGGTGAATCTTTCCAATGAACCTTTTGTGATTCGGGATGGCGAGCGCATTGCGCAAATGGTCATCGCACGTCATGAAAGCGTGACCTGGGAGGTCAGTGAGGCCCTGGAAGAAACATCCCGCGGTGCCGGTGGATTCGGTCATACAGGTAAACATTAG
- a CDS encoding GH3 auxin-responsive promoter family protein, whose translation MSLKSTLSIPVAKFIRQRMMKSVERPDQAQAAVFNHLISTAAQTAFGKEHGFGNISAPRDFKKHVPVRDYENLKPWLEKVKDGDSDILWPGKPIYLSKTSGTTSGTKYIPITSESIHNHIDTARNALLNYIATTGKSKFVGGKMIFLSGSPELAKTNGILTGRLSGIVNHHVPGYLRGNQLPSYDTNCIEDWEMKVDAIVRETVDKDMRLISGIPSWVQMYFEKLLKFTGKETILDIFPNFSLFVHGGVNFSPYKAGFDKLIGGHVDTIELYPASEGFIAFQDRHDEEGLLLNVDSGVFFEFIPLDEVHNENPTRLTLQEVKTGVQYALVLSSNAGLWAYSIGDTVKFISTDPYRLIVTGRIKHFISAFGEHVIGEEVDRAMQIAATEFNAEIREFTVAPQVKPADGLPYHEWFVEFSIPPSDPEGFRNRLDALMQQQNIYYKDLLDGNILRTLEVRTVQQEGFIGYMKSIGKLGGQNKVPRLSNDRKIADALLSGGWII comes from the coding sequence ATGAGTTTAAAATCCACCCTCAGCATACCCGTTGCAAAGTTTATCCGGCAGCGTATGATGAAAAGTGTGGAGCGGCCGGATCAGGCACAGGCCGCCGTGTTCAATCACCTGATATCGACGGCAGCACAAACAGCCTTTGGCAAAGAACATGGATTTGGAAACATCTCAGCGCCCCGGGATTTCAAGAAACACGTACCCGTTAGAGACTACGAAAATCTTAAACCATGGCTTGAAAAGGTAAAGGATGGTGACTCGGATATTTTGTGGCCCGGTAAACCCATCTACCTGAGCAAAACCTCAGGAACCACCTCAGGAACCAAATACATTCCAATCACTTCTGAATCCATCCACAACCACATTGATACCGCACGAAATGCCTTGTTGAATTATATTGCTACCACCGGGAAATCAAAGTTCGTGGGAGGAAAAATGATCTTCTTGTCAGGCAGCCCCGAACTGGCAAAAACCAATGGTATCCTTACCGGTCGCCTGTCAGGTATTGTAAACCATCACGTACCCGGATATCTGCGGGGCAACCAGCTTCCTTCATATGACACCAACTGTATAGAGGACTGGGAGATGAAGGTTGATGCCATTGTCCGGGAGACTGTGGACAAAGACATGCGCCTTATCAGCGGCATCCCGTCCTGGGTGCAGATGTATTTCGAAAAACTGCTCAAGTTTACCGGAAAGGAAACCATCCTGGATATATTTCCAAACTTCAGCCTCTTTGTACATGGTGGGGTGAACTTCTCTCCGTACAAAGCAGGTTTTGATAAGCTGATCGGTGGCCACGTGGATACCATCGAACTTTATCCAGCTTCGGAAGGATTTATTGCCTTCCAGGACCGGCATGATGAAGAAGGTTTGCTGTTGAACGTGGACAGCGGGGTCTTTTTTGAGTTTATCCCCTTGGATGAAGTACACAATGAAAACCCGACACGGTTAACACTGCAGGAAGTAAAAACAGGTGTTCAGTATGCCCTTGTTCTCAGCAGCAACGCCGGCCTTTGGGCGTACAGCATCGGTGATACGGTTAAATTCATTTCCACAGACCCTTACCGATTGATCGTGACCGGCCGTATCAAACATTTTATAAGTGCTTTCGGTGAACACGTCATTGGCGAGGAAGTGGATCGTGCCATGCAGATCGCCGCCACGGAGTTCAATGCAGAGATCCGTGAATTTACCGTGGCTCCCCAGGTAAAGCCTGCAGACGGTTTGCCATACCACGAATGGTTTGTTGAATTCAGCATCCCTCCATCGGATCCGGAAGGGTTCCGAAACAGATTGGATGCCCTCATGCAACAACAAAATATCTACTATAAGGATCTGCTGGACGGAAATATCCTGAGAACGCTGGAGGTGCGGACTGTACAACAGGAAGGATTTATCGGATACATGAAGTCTATCGGGAAGTTGGGCGGGCAGAACAAGGTACCGCGGTTGTCCAACGATCGAAAAATAGCCGACGCTCTGCTGTCCGGAGGCTGGATCATTTAG
- a CDS encoding M23 family metallopeptidase: protein MQEAPKKKLRQRLKNKYRLVVMNDDTFEEKMSLKLTPINVYALIGTFTILLIALGITLVAFTPLRQYVPGYTAIQLRKQAIGNALAVDTLEEKLRLYEQYFGNLQHILAGEDTTGQDTILPSGTSAVPSDYQNIELSRSKAESELIEKIESEDKFNLAFNEPVPSSGSRIDMLFYTPVKGLITSGFDAQEKHYGIDIVSAANEPVKATLDGKVILSTWTSETGYIITIQHKHNLVSLYKHNAVLLKKTGEFVKAGEAIAIMGDSGELTNGPHLHFELWHSGQAVNPQDYILF from the coding sequence ATGCAGGAAGCACCTAAGAAAAAACTGCGGCAACGCCTCAAGAATAAATACCGGTTGGTGGTGATGAATGACGACACCTTTGAAGAAAAGATGTCTCTTAAACTCACACCCATCAATGTGTATGCACTTATAGGAACTTTTACCATTCTTCTGATCGCTTTGGGAATTACGCTGGTTGCATTTACCCCGCTTAGGCAATATGTGCCGGGTTATACAGCCATCCAACTGCGAAAACAAGCCATAGGAAACGCACTGGCCGTCGATACCCTGGAAGAGAAACTCAGGCTATACGAACAGTATTTCGGAAATCTGCAACATATCTTGGCAGGTGAAGACACCACCGGACAAGACACCATCTTACCATCCGGCACTTCTGCGGTACCTTCAGATTATCAGAATATAGAATTGTCCAGGTCCAAGGCAGAATCGGAATTGATTGAAAAAATTGAGTCCGAGGATAAATTCAATCTGGCCTTCAATGAACCCGTTCCGAGTTCGGGATCACGCATAGATATGTTATTCTATACCCCGGTAAAAGGTTTGATCACCAGTGGATTTGATGCGCAGGAAAAACATTATGGTATCGACATCGTCTCAGCAGCCAATGAACCGGTAAAGGCCACCCTCGACGGGAAGGTCATCCTCTCAACCTGGACGTCAGAAACCGGTTACATCATCACTATTCAGCATAAGCATAACCTGGTTTCTCTGTATAAACATAACGCCGTATTGTTAAAAAAGACCGGCGAGTTTGTCAAAGCGGGTGAGGCCATCGCCATTATGGGTGATTCCGGTGAACTAACCAACGGCCCGCATCTTCACTTTGAACTCTGGCACAGCGGACAGGCTGTGAACCCCCAGGATTATATTTTATTCTGA
- a CDS encoding NTP transferase domain-containing protein yields MRIIIPMAGMGKRMRPHTLTIPKPLIPVAGKPIVEWLVEDLVAMCQEKVEEVAFVIGDFGKQVEDALVNIAASHGAKGTIHYQEEALGTGHAILCAESALKGKVIVAFADTLFRSDFKLDESKDGVIWVHKVEDPRPFGVVKVNDDQVITDFVEKPQTFVSDLAIIGIYYFGSGETLHSELQYLIDNDVRDKGEYQLTSALENMKAKGARFAPGTVSEWLDCGNKNATVDTNQRMLERFRDKSLVSQNIKQENSVIIPPCFIGDNVTLKNAVVGPHTSVGKNTTITDAVIHNSIVQEDSVVKGLVISNSMIGNHVSLEHEASDLSIGDYTTVKN; encoded by the coding sequence ATGAGAATTATTATACCAATGGCTGGAATGGGAAAACGGATGAGACCTCACACGCTCACCATACCCAAACCCCTGATCCCGGTGGCCGGAAAACCGATTGTGGAGTGGCTGGTTGAGGACCTTGTGGCTATGTGCCAGGAGAAAGTAGAGGAAGTCGCTTTTGTTATCGGTGATTTCGGAAAGCAAGTGGAAGATGCCCTGGTAAACATTGCTGCTTCCCATGGCGCCAAAGGAACCATTCATTACCAGGAAGAGGCCCTCGGTACAGGACATGCCATCCTATGCGCAGAGAGTGCATTGAAAGGCAAAGTGATCGTGGCATTTGCAGATACCTTGTTCCGTTCGGACTTTAAACTGGATGAAAGCAAAGACGGTGTGATATGGGTACACAAGGTGGAAGATCCCAGGCCATTCGGTGTGGTGAAAGTAAATGATGATCAGGTGATCACCGACTTCGTGGAGAAACCCCAGACCTTCGTTTCAGACCTCGCCATTATCGGCATTTATTATTTCGGCAGTGGTGAAACCCTGCACAGTGAACTCCAGTACCTGATCGATAACGATGTCAGGGATAAGGGAGAATATCAGTTGACGAGTGCACTGGAGAACATGAAAGCCAAAGGTGCCCGCTTCGCCCCCGGAACAGTAAGCGAATGGCTTGACTGCGGAAATAAAAATGCTACCGTGGATACCAATCAACGCATGTTGGAACGCTTTCGCGACAAGTCACTGGTGAGTCAAAACATCAAGCAGGAAAACAGTGTTATTATCCCTCCGTGTTTTATCGGGGATAATGTGACCCTCAAAAATGCCGTCGTCGGACCGCACACATCTGTGGGGAAAAATACAACCATCACAGATGCCGTTATCCATAATAGCATTGTTCAGGAAGATTCTGTGGTAAAGGGACTAGTGATCAGTAATTCAATGATCGGTAACCATGTTTCCCTCGAGCATGAGGCTTCAGACCTGAGCATCGGCGATTACACGACAGTGAAAAACTAA
- a CDS encoding oligosaccharide flippase family protein codes for MNPLKKLAGQTAIYGLSSIIGRFLNFLLIPLYTHVLPEHEYGVVTEMYTYLALLIIILTYGMETAYFRFSESTLDKKKVYATALTSLILTSLIFLVSAVMFSSQIAAVLGYPDNTEYVVWFAMIIAFDAISAIPFAKLRSENKATAFATIKLVNISINIGLNLLFILAAPHLFSETLGFNGLFLGPRAGVGYIFIANLVASSATLLLLFIWSGQIRIGIDLHIWKEMLVYALPLLILGVAGSINETLDRLMLKYRLPLDFESRMAAVGVYGACYKLAMILTLFVQSFRYAAEPFYFSHEKEKDALKTYANIMTYFSAVCGLIFLAIMVYMDIVKTLIGERYHVGLKVVPIILLANVFLGFFYNLSIWYKLRKKTFTGAMITVCGAAITIVGNYFWIPAYGYMASAWVTLVCYMSMAFLSYWIGKKHLPVPYHLPKVIGYIILALGLYYLNGFMPEMPFWMAQIANTFFIFVYLLAVISTNPELLEKLKTLRRPQHDKN; via the coding sequence TTGAATCCACTTAAGAAACTGGCAGGACAAACGGCCATCTATGGCCTCAGCAGTATTATCGGGAGGTTCCTGAATTTTCTGCTCATCCCTCTTTATACGCACGTTCTGCCCGAGCATGAGTACGGTGTGGTCACAGAGATGTACACCTATCTGGCATTGCTTATCATCATCCTGACCTATGGCATGGAAACTGCCTACTTCAGGTTTAGTGAAAGCACGCTGGATAAGAAAAAGGTATATGCCACCGCATTGACTTCGCTGATACTGACTTCGCTGATCTTTCTGGTTTCAGCCGTCATGTTCTCATCACAGATTGCCGCCGTACTAGGCTATCCGGACAACACGGAATATGTTGTGTGGTTTGCCATGATCATTGCATTTGATGCCATCTCAGCCATTCCGTTTGCCAAACTCCGGTCCGAAAACAAAGCCACGGCATTTGCCACCATCAAGCTGGTCAACATCAGTATCAATATCGGATTGAATCTGCTCTTCATATTGGCAGCGCCCCACTTGTTTTCGGAGACGTTGGGATTCAACGGATTGTTTCTGGGACCACGTGCCGGAGTCGGATATATTTTTATCGCCAACCTGGTAGCCAGTTCTGCAACCCTTCTCCTCTTGTTTATATGGTCCGGACAAATTCGAATCGGTATTGACCTGCACATCTGGAAAGAAATGCTGGTATACGCCCTGCCGTTGCTGATCCTGGGGGTTGCGGGTTCAATCAACGAGACCCTGGACCGTCTGATGCTCAAGTACCGGCTTCCTCTGGATTTTGAAAGCAGGATGGCCGCCGTTGGCGTTTACGGTGCATGTTATAAGCTGGCCATGATCCTGACACTGTTCGTGCAATCGTTCCGCTATGCAGCAGAGCCATTCTATTTCTCCCATGAAAAAGAAAAAGACGCGCTGAAGACATACGCCAACATCATGACATACTTTTCTGCTGTTTGCGGACTGATCTTCCTGGCCATCATGGTTTACATGGATATTGTAAAAACACTTATTGGTGAGCGTTATCACGTGGGGTTGAAGGTGGTTCCAATCATTCTGCTGGCCAATGTATTTCTGGGCTTCTTTTATAACCTGTCCATCTGGTATAAATTAAGAAAGAAGACCTTCACCGGCGCCATGATCACGGTTTGCGGTGCAGCCATCACCATCGTAGGGAACTACTTCTGGATCCCCGCATATGGCTATATGGCATCTGCATGGGTAACGTTGGTCTGTTACATGTCCATGGCATTCCTATCTTATTGGATCGGTAAGAAACATCTGCCCGTGCCATACCACCTGCCCAAAGTAATCGGATACATTATACTGGCATTGGGATTGTATTACCTGAACGGTTTCATGCCGGAAATGCCGTTCTGGATGGCTCAAATTGCCAATACATTCTTTATCTTCGTCTATCTGTTGGCGGTCATATCCACCAATCCGGAATTGCTTGAAAAACTAAAAACACTCCGACGCCCTCAACATGACAAAAATTAA
- a CDS encoding enoyl-CoA hydratase/isomerase family protein: MESVTYENLLADVEAGILTLTINRPDKLNALNRATLEEIRSVVLEASDDQEVKGIIITGAGEKAFVAGADIKEFLDISPEEGKAFAANGQAIFKMIEDCHKPVIAAINGFALGGGCELAMACHLRVASENARFGQPEVNLGLIPGYGGTQRLIQYVGKTKAAELLMTGDMITGEEALKLGLLNALTSKEELMTKTRELLDKVLSKSPVAVKGVIRCLDAHFKDGEDGFVTEVEEFGKCFGTEDFKEGTSAFLEKRKPQFPGK, from the coding sequence ATGGAAAGCGTTACTTATGAAAACTTACTGGCGGATGTGGAAGCCGGAATTCTCACCCTCACCATTAACCGCCCTGATAAGCTGAATGCCTTGAACAGGGCTACCCTTGAAGAGATCCGATCAGTGGTGCTCGAAGCAAGTGATGACCAGGAAGTAAAAGGTATCATCATCACGGGTGCCGGAGAAAAAGCATTTGTTGCCGGCGCGGATATCAAGGAATTTTTAGATATCTCCCCGGAAGAAGGAAAAGCGTTTGCTGCGAACGGCCAGGCTATTTTCAAAATGATTGAGGATTGCCATAAGCCCGTGATCGCTGCTATTAACGGATTCGCCCTCGGGGGCGGGTGCGAGCTTGCCATGGCCTGTCATCTGAGGGTTGCCTCGGAAAATGCACGCTTCGGACAACCAGAAGTGAACCTGGGTTTGATCCCGGGATATGGTGGTACCCAGAGACTGATCCAATATGTCGGAAAAACCAAAGCCGCAGAACTCCTGATGACCGGAGACATGATCACCGGCGAAGAAGCATTGAAGCTTGGTCTTCTGAATGCCCTGACAAGCAAGGAAGAATTAATGACCAAAACACGGGAACTCCTTGATAAGGTACTTTCCAAATCCCCGGTGGCAGTAAAAGGTGTGATACGCTGTCTGGATGCACATTTCAAGGATGGGGAGGACGGCTTTGTGACCGAGGTTGAGGAGTTCGGGAAATGCTTCGGGACGGAAGACTTTAAAGAAGGGACCAGCGCTTTTCTGGAAAAGCGGAAACCACAATTCCCCGGAAAATAA